The Mesorhizobium sp. M3A.F.Ca.ET.080.04.2.1 genome contains the following window.
ATCGTAGGTATCGGCGGTCAGGCCGATGCTTTTGACGCGATGGCGCTCAACCCTCTGGCTGGCGGTGCGCGGCAATGTCCCGATACGAACGTAGCGCGGATGCATGAACTTGGGCAGTTTTTCGATACCCCAGCTGTGGAGTTCCTTCGGCGTCATCGTTGCGCCGTCGACCAGTTCGACGGCCAACAGGATTTCTTCGTCGCCAAGATCAGCGGGGACGCCAACCGCTGCAGCGAGCTGCACCATCGGGTGGCTGGCGAAAACCCCTTCCACCTGGAAGCAGCTGACGTTTTCTCCGCGCCGCCTAACGACATGCCCGAGGCGTTCGATGAAAAAATATCCGTCCGTGTCCCGGGTCTCGGGTTGCAAACCATTTGCCCTTGAATGCGGCTTTGGTTTGCTCAGGGTCGCGCCAGTATCGCCGGAACAAGCCATGTGGCGTGCGGGACCGCAGCAGCAACTGTCCGGGCGTCCCGGGCGAGACATCCCGATCGTGTTCATCGACCACTCTGGCATCGAAATAGATCGACGTCCGCCGACAGAGCCGTGCTTTCGGTCGCGTTCTGTCTGGTAAATGGGCTGGCAGCATTCGGTTAGCCCGTAGCCTTCGAGAACTTTGCAATGGAAGCGCTTTTCGAACTGCGCCAGATCCTCGGTGCGCACACCTCCGCCAAGGCACGCCCTCAGCCGGTTGCCGGACGTGCGCTCTCCGCGGAGCGAAGAAGAATGGCAAGGATCGCACCCACATAGTCAAAGACCGTTGCCTCGACTTCGCTGGAGCGCTGCCAGAAGATCGAAGCAGAGAACCTCTTCTCGAACGCGTGGGCGTGCCGTTGACCACGCTTCCCGCAAACGCCCAGAATGCATTCACGTGATACATCGCAGTCACGCAGAACACTCTGTCATCCTCGTCCAGCTCGCCATGGCCGAGAATTCCCGACCGAAGAAGGCAGGTAGCCGTGGGACAAAACACAGCCCTTGGATTTGCCAGTGGTTCCCGAGCTGAAGATGATCAAGGCATCCGTGCCAGGCCCTGGTGGGCTGGCAGGAGGTTCGGGCGGCCGTCGAGCTTGAGCAGGTCGGCTATTTCGATCGCACTGGCAATTTTTGTTGAGCCACCGTCGACTACGAGTAAGGTGGGCTCGGCTGTCGCGATCATCTCGCCAAGAAGGTCGCTCCCGAGGCCGGGATTCAAGGGAACCAGTGTTGCGCCGATCCGCCAGCCGCCACGATTACGACGAACAGCTCGATGCTGTTCTCGCAGATTGTAACGACCCGTTCGCCGGCTTTCACCCCTTGGGCAAGCATTGCCGTAGCCGCGGTTCCGGCTGCAGCCAGAACCCGCCGTAAGTCGCCTGCTCGTTGCAAGGGCCAATCAGGAACAGGCAGTCGGGCCGCTCGCTGGCGTAGCGCTCCAGGCAGGAAAAGCGTCTGGTCAGCTCTTGCTTGCGCCATTGTTGGTCCGTGGCTGAGCATAATTGGCGCGCGGCCGGCACGAAAAGCCGTCATTGCTTCGCGCGGATCGTGTGTCGAAGCCAGAAGATATGCCGTCATGATCTCCATTTCGCGGCTGTCGTCGAGCGACATCGAAGGCAAAATATCCAACAATTTCTTCTGGAACTGCAGCGCCATCGGTGAGGATTTGCGCAGTTGATTATTAGCTTCAGGGACTCGGCCCTGATGTCGTTGTCGGCGGCAATCCGGCTTACAAGACCCAACTGCTCGGCACGTGCAGCCGGAAGCTTCTCATTGAGCAACAGCATGCGGCGTGCCATCCGAGCCCAGCGTGTGCGTAAGCAGGTATGTGGCGCCCATGCGACGTTCAGCCATGTTGGGTTCCGGCAGCCAGAAATCGCATCTGGGGCGGCGACTACGTAATCACACGCCAAGGCAATTTCCAAAGCCTGGCCGATGACCCAGCCATGCACGGCTGCGATTGAGTTGATGTGGGGGTGCCTCAAGATGCGCGCCAGGTCCGTGAGGCCGCGCTCGGAAGCAATCAACTCGTACATGCCGGAATCCGGGCCTGGGCTGACCGACTCCACGAGATCCTGGTAACCATCGAGGGAAGCACCAGAGGAGAAGTTCTCGCCCTTGCCGTGAAGGACAATCCATCGGTGGCCCGATCGCGCGGCATCCTCGGTGGCCTCCACAATGCCAGAGACCATGACGGATCCATGGCATTGAGTGACCGAGGCGAATTAACCCTATGAAGACGGTCTCGTCTTCGATTTCGCAGATGACTTGCCCGGCACCATATGATTCCTGCATTACATGCTCCATTAGCCCAAGGAATAACTGAAATCGTTGGTAAGCGTTGAGCGATCAATTCCGAGCTGCGCGATGAGCGCCGATTTCGGCCGCCCCATCGCCAGGTCGGCCAGTCCCTCAGCTGCGACCAGGGCCGAGCTGTTGCCGAAAGAGAATCCCGACGCCACGAGGAGCCCGGTCGCTGCTGGATGACGGTCAATGATGGGGAGGTTGTCGGAGGTATAGGGAATGCGGCCGGCCCAGCTTTCCTTGAATCCGCTCGCGGAAAAGACCTGGAAAAAGGCGCACGAAGCGCCTGAGTATCCTGCCGACGCCGTCGACGTCAGGCTCCCAGCTGAAACCGGCATCATCGACCGGTCCGCCGAAGACGTATGAGCCGTCGCTGCGCTGCGAGATCGCGTCCATCATGCACTCGCCGGCCTTGGTTTCCCGTCTGTCGAACAGATCAGGCGAGAAGCTGGGCAGGTCCTTGACGAGCGGTGTGTAGGCCGCCAAGCAAATGGCACCGTAGAGAACACATTTGAGGCGTGGCAGCTGTGGCGTTGTGGCGATGAGCTGATTCCTCATGCTCTTGACCGGAAGCTCAAGCGGCCCGCTGCTCGTGGCCATCCTGTGCCACGGCCCGGTCGCCCATACCACGATAGGCGCATCGAACCGGCCAGCATGTGTGCTTATCCCGGTGACACGACCGCCAGCCGTCAATATCTCCAGAACCTCATAACCTTCGAGAACGGTCGCCCCTGATCTCACGGCCGACCCCGCCAACGCTCTCACCACAGTAGCCGTGCCGATCTGGGCGTCCTCGCTGCAAAAGCTCGCGCCGACGACGTTTTCATCAACGTCGGGGGCGAGCTCGAGGAGCGACTGCCGGTCGATGAATTCGATGTTCAGGCCGTCGCGGCGGCGCGCGTCGACGAACTCCTTGATCAGTGACAGCTGCCCCTGGCTCTCGCATAGGACGAGGCCGCCGTTCCTGCGATATTCAAAGTCGCCGCCCATCTCATCATGAAAGTTGTCCAGGAGAAGGCGGTTGCGCCGCGCAATATCCAAGGACACCCCTTTCCGGCCATGCAGAAATACAAAGCCGATGTTGCGCGAGGAAGCGCCGAATCCAAGCCGGTTGCGTTCAAACAAGGCCACGTCGAGGCCTTCACTGGCCAACGCGCGTGCTGCCGCGCGCGCCGACAATGCCCCCGCCGACAATGATTGCATCGAAAGTCCTGCGATCCGATCCGCTCGTCACTTTTCAGATCCCAATGTCGTGGCAGGCCCAGAGGGCCGGCTAAATTCCTGAGAACACCCCATCGGAAGATCCGTCATAAGGCCACCTCAACGAAATTATCGAACGATCGATAGACCAAAACTTATCGACTGTTCGATAAGTAGTCAATGCGTTGCGGAGCCTCCCCGGCCATTTTTCACGGCATCGAACTTCGACGGCTTACGCCTGGCCTCGCGACACTAGGTGCCGAGGATCCATCAGGCACCACATCTACCACATGGGCGATACCGACATCTTCTCCGACATGGCGCTGATCAATGAGCTGCACGAACCGAAGATCGGCCTCGTGCCGATCGGCGACCGCTTCACCATGGGCGGCGCCGTGGCGGCTCTGGCCTGCCGGCGCTTCTTCCGCTTCGATACCGTCGTTCCCTGTCATTTCGGCACCTTCCCGCTGATTGATCAGACCGCCGACAAATTCGTGGCAGGCATGGAGGGGTCAGGGGTCAAGGTGGCGCTGCCGGAGATCGGCAAAGCGATCACCGTCTAGGCTATCCCGCCATCCGGCACGATCGATGTTGCGCGGCAAGCGGCGCGCCGCTATAGCCCGCACTGGTTTTCCCGAGGCAATAGAACATGTCCGTTGATCTTCAGACCGTGAAGCGCGTCGCTCACCTTGCCCGCATTGCTGTGAGCGAGGAGGATGCCGAGCGCATGACTGGCGAACTGAACGCCATCCTCGGCTTCGTCGAACAATTGAACGAGGTCGACGTCTCGGGCGTCGAGCCAATGACCTCGGTCACGCCGATGGAGATGAAGAAGCGTCAGGACGCCGTCACCGACGGCAACAAGGCTGCCGACATCGTCGCCAACGCCCCGGCAACGGATGAGAATTTCTTCCTCGTTCCGAAGGTGGTGGAGTAAAGCGTGGCCATCGAGATTGCCGTCGAGACGCCCTTGCAGGACGACGTGCGCGCGCTGGTGGCGGAGCTCAATGACGCGCTGCTCGAGCTGACGCCGCCGGAACATTGCTACCACCTGACCGTCGAGCAGATGGCCGGCCAGGATACGACCGTGTTCATTGCCCGCGACAATGGCCTGGCCATCGGCTGCGGCGCGCTGAAGCGGCATGAGAATGCCATTGGCGAGGTCAAGCGCATGTACACGCGGCCATCGCATCGCGGCCGCAAGATCGGCGCGCAGATCGTCGCCCGGGTCGAGGCGCTGGCGCGGCAAGAAGGACTGAAGCGCCTGGTTCTCGAAACCGGGGACCGCCACCCCGCTGCCTGGGCCGTCTATGAGCGCGCCGGATTCTCGCGCTGCGGGCCGGTGCTGGATTATCCCGACTCCGAGTGGTCGGTGTTTTACGAAAAGAGCCTTGCCTGATGAGCGATCTCACACATCTGACCATTTCCGAGGCCCGCGCCAGGCTGCGCGGCAAGGAGATCACGGCCGCCGAGATCACGGAGGCCTATCTCGCAGCGATCGAGCGCGCCAATCCAGTGCTCAATGCCTATATTGCCGTGACCGGGGACAAGGCGCGCGACATGGCCAAGGCCTCCGATATGAAACTCGCCAAGGGCGAGGGCGGTGCGCTCGAAGGCATTCCGCTCGGCATCAAGGATCTGTTCGCCACCGAAGGCATCCACACCCAGGCCTGCAGCCATGTGCTCGACGGCTTCAAGCCGCACTATGAATCGACCGTCACCACCAATCTGTGGGCCGACGGCGCCGTCATGCTCGGAAAGCTCAACATGGACGAGTTCGCCATGGGCTCGTCCAACGAGACCTCCTATTACGGCCCGGTCATCAATCCGTGGCGGCGTTCGCGTCTCGATACGGTGGTGATGCCGACCACGCATCAGGGCGACGGCGGCTTCGTCTCCGACGGCGGCACCAAGACGGCGCGCACGCTGGACAATGCCCAGCTGGTGCCGGGCGGCTCGTCCGGCGGATCGGCTTCGGCGGTCTCCGCCTTCCTGTGCGCCGGCGCCACCGCGACCGACACGGGCGGCTCGATCCGCCAGCCGGCAGCGCTTACCGGTACCGTCGGCATCAAGCCGACCTACGGCCGCTGCTCGCGCTGGGGCATCGTTGCCTTCGCCTCGTCGCTCGACCAGGCCGGACCAATCGCGCGCGATGTGCGCGACGCCGCGATCCTTCTGAAATCCATGGCTTCCGTCGATCCGAAGGACACGACTTCCGTCGACCGCCCAGTACCGGACTACGAGGCGGCAATCGGCAGACCAATCAAGGGCATGAAGGTCGGCATTCCGAAGGAATACCGAATCGAGGGCATGCCCCAGGATATCGAGGCGCTATGGCAGAAGGGCATCGCCTGGCTGAAGGATGCGGGCGCCGAGATCGTCGACATCTCGCTGCCGCATACGAAATACGCGCTGCCAGCCTATTACATCGTGGCTCCCGCCGAAGCGTCGTCCAACCTCGCCCGCTATGACGGCGTGCGCTACGGCTTGCGCGTGCCCGGCAAGGACATTGTCGACATGTATGAGAAGTCGCGCGCTGCCGGCTTCGGCCGCGAGGTCAAGCGCCGTATCATGATCGGCACCTATGTGCTGTCGGCCGGCTATTACGACGCCTATTATCTGCAGGCGCAAAAGGTTCGCACGCTGATCAAGCGCGACTTTGAGAACGTCTTTGCCGCCGGCGTCGACGTCATCCTGACGCCGGCGACGCCGTCGGCCGCCTTCGGCATCGCCGACGAGGACATGGCCTCCGATCCGGTCAAGATGTACCTCAACGACATCTTCACGGTGACGGTGAACATGGCCGGCCTTCCCGGGATTTCGGTGCCGGCCGGCCTCGACGGCAAGGGCCTGCCGCTCGGGCTTCAGCTCATTGGCCGGCCGTTCGACGAGGAAACGCTGTTCCAGACAGCGCATGTCATCGAACAGGCGGCCGGTAATTTTCAGCCGGAAAAGTGGTGGTAACGTCCTCCCTCATCTGAATAGGGCTGGGGGATGTTCTTCTACCTTTCCAAGATTTTCTGGTTCTTCATCCAGCCGCTCAACCTGGCGATCTTCCTGCTGCTTGCCGGTCTGCTGGCAATAGCTTTGGGCCGCAAACGCCTTGCTGTCAGGGCTGGCGGGCTCGCGTTCCTGATCCTTGCCCTCTCAGCCTGGACTTCGCTTGGCGCGATGATGCTCAACCCGCTGGAGGAGCGCTTTCCCAAGCCGCCGCTGCCGCAGAACGTCGACGGTATCATCGTGCTCGGCGGCGGGTTGGAAGGCGCCATCAACTTTGCGCGCGGTGGCTACGAACTGAACAGCAGCGGCGACCGCATGGTGGAAGCCGCGATCCTCGCCCGCCGCTTCCCGCAAGCAAGAGTGGTCGTGTCCGGCGGCAACGGCTCGCTTTTCCTCGACGCCGAAGGCGATAGCGACACCGCGCCGCGCCTGCTCGGCGCGCTCGGCGTTTCGGCCGATCGCCTGGTGCTCGAGAACAGGTCGCGCAACACCTACGAGAACGCCGTCTTCACCCGCAACTTGATCGAGCCGAAACCGGGCGAGACCTGGCTTTTGGTGACCTCCGCCTTCCATATGCCGCGGGCCAAGGCGCTGTTCGACAAGGCAGGTTTTCCGACAGTTCCGTGGCCGGTCGACTACCGAACCAGCGGCCGGGAAGGCATCGGCCTGTTTCGCGACAACCCGGCCGACTCGCTTGAGGCGACCACCATGGCCATCCGCGAATGGATAGGGCTCTTCGCCTATAGGCTGACCGGCAAGATCGATCAGTTCTTCCCTGCACCAGGTCCCTGACCGATCACCGCTTGCCTTGCAGCCGAAAAGAACTGGCGGCGCACCAGCACGGCAAGCAGCAGCAGCGTCGAAATCACGAACACCACGGGGTCGACGAACCAGCCCAGATAGCCAATCGCGAAGAAGACCGCGCGCAGGCCGGAATTGAAGTGCTTGCCGCCGAGGATGTTCATGCGCGTCGCCCGCCACACCGCCGTTTCGCTGACGGGGTTGCGCGAGGCCGCGCCATGCGGGATCGGCACTGCGCCGATGAGGATCGAGCAGTAGTTGAACAGGCGGTAGGCCCAGCCGAATTTGAAGAATGCGAAAGCGAGAATCAGCACCAGTCCGAAGACCTTGGTCTGGAAAGCTTCGCGGGAAGAAGTCGCCGCCAACGGCAGGTCGGCCAGCACGGTTAGAACACGGTCGGAAGCCCCGAGCAGTGCAAAGCAGCCGCCGAGCGCTATGAGCGAGCTCGAGGCGAAGAAGGCGGTGCCTTGCTGCAGGCCGCTCATGATGGCGGTATCCACGATGCGCACCTCCCGCTCGCCATGTTGCGCATCCAGGCCTCGCGCTGGGCGTTCATTGCCATTGTCAGCGAAACGCGGCTGACGAGCCTGCCGTCCGAGGCGAGCGTGTGCAGCACCCATGTGAGTAGGAAGAAAGCGAGCGCCGCAAGATCGGCCGTCGACAGATTGAAGGAATCGCCCATCCATTCTTCTAACACAGGTCCGGAGGACGCTTCGACGCCCGAGAAGGCTGGACGCCGGCGATGTCGCTGTCGAGGCAAAGCGGGTCGGCAGCGGCCGCGCCGCGACACTCAAAACAGCGGAAACATCGTGCGAATTCCTATATGTGTGTAGGAATTCCTATATTTGGATTCGAGCAGCCTTCAGGAGACAAGGGCGCGTGTTCCTTTCGGTTTTCGACCTGTTCAAGATCGGCATCGGTCCATCGAGCTCGCACACGATGGGGCCGATGACGGCTGCGCGCCGTTTCCTGGACGAAATTCTCGCCGGCGACTGGCCCCGGCCGGCGGGTGCCAAGGTCGAGCGCATCGGCGCCAGCCTACATGGCTCGCTCGCTTATACCGGCGTCGGGCATGGCTCCGACCGCGCCGTCATCCTCGGCCTGGCCGGCGAGACGCCGCAGACCGTCGATCCGGACGAGGCGGATGGAATCCTTGAGCGCATCAACGATGAAAAGCACATCTCGCCGCCCGGTCATCCGACCTATCGTTTCGATCCGTCAAAGGACCTCGTGCTCGACCGCAAGACGCGGCTCACCGGCCACGCCAACGGCATGGCCTTCTATGCCTATGACGCATCCGACCGGCTGCTGGTCAAGCGCATCTATTATTCGATCGGCGGCGGCTTTGTTGTCTCCGAGGAAGAACTTCAGCGCATCAAGGCCAAGGGCTCCGTGAGGACGGAAGGCAAGAAGGTGCCGTACCCTTTCAACAACGCCGTCGAGATGCTGGCGATGGCGGCCAGGAGCGGGCTTTCCATTGCCGAGATGAAGCGCGTCAACGAGGAGACGCAGATGTCGCGCGAGGAGCTCAATACCGGGCTCGACGCGATCTGGAGCGCCATGAATGGCTGCATCGATCGCGGGCTGTCGCAGGACGGTATCATGCCGGGCGGGCTGAAGGTGCGCCGCCGCGCGCGCCGGTTGCATGAGAAGCTGCAGGAGCAGTGGCAGCAGAACCGGCCCAATCCGTTGCTTGCCAACGACTGGCTGTCGATCTACGCCATGGCGGTCAACGAGGAGAACGCAGCCGGCGGACGCGTGGTGACGGCGCCGACCAACGGAGCTGCCGGAACGCTGCCTGCGGTGCTGCGCTATTGGCTGCATTTCTACCCTGAGGCCGACCAGCCGAGCATCCGGGACTTCCTGCTCACGGCCGCTGCCGTGGGCGGCATCATCAAGTTCAACGCCTCGATCTCGGGAGCCGAGGTCGGCTGCCAGGGCGAGGTGGGCTCTGCTTCGGCGATGGCGGCGGCAGGGCTCTGCGCGGTGATGGGCGGCACGCCTCAGCAAGTCGAGAACGCAGCTGAGATCGCGCTCGAACACCATCTCGGCATGAGCTGCGATCCGGTCGGCGGTCTGGTGCAGGTGCCCTGCATCGAGCGCAACGCGCTCGGCGCGGTCAAAGCCGTGACAGCAGCCTCGCTTGCCATCAAGGGCGATGGAACGCATTTCGTGCCGCTCGACGCGGCCATCGAGACCATGCGCCAGACCGGCCTGGACATGAGCGAGAAGTACAAGGAAACCAGCTTAGGCGGGCTGGCCGTCAACGTGGTCGAGTGCTGAACCGCGTCGTTTGGCCCTGTGGACGATGCCGCACAGGGCGTTGACGCATCCGGCTGCAGGGCTAAATCTTGGGGCCATGTCTCTCAATCTCATCAAACTGTGCGTCGGCTGCGACAGCGTCGAGGACCTGGAAGAGTGGATCGCCTTCCGTCTCGACGAGCGGCGCCGCGCCGGCGAGAAGGCGGAGCACTGGCATACCACGCGCATGGTGCCGACGCGCGGCGAAGAGATCACGGACGGCGGATCGCTCTACTGGGTGATCAAGGGCAACGTGCAGTGCCGGCAGCTGATCACCGAAATCCGGCCCTTCGTCGACGGCGACGGCATCGGCCGCTGCCATCTGGTGCTGGATCCTGACGTGGTGCGCACCGACTGGCAGCCGCGCCGCGCCTTCCAGGGCTGGCGCTATCTCAAGCCTTCCGATGCGCCGGCCGACCTCGGCAAGGGCAAGGCAGCGCTCGCCGAAATGCCTCCGAAACTGCGGCTGGAACTCGCCGAGCTCGGCCTCCTGTAACGCTGCGCTCGCGCCATCATTTCGGCGCTGGCCTTTCGGCTTGCCCGATGTGGGACTTGCAAGCGGCGGATCCGAACCCCATCCTTGAAGTGCATGCACAATCATCTGGATGGCGGTGCAAACCGATGGGCGTGATCATAGCATTGGCGGCTGTGCTTGCGGTGCTTTTCGGCTTCGTGACAATTTTCGTGCGTGCCGACGCGGCAAAGATGGCGGACAGTCTGCGCACCCTTGGACCTGCGCTGCTGGGACTGATCGGCGCAGTGGTGCTGCTGGTCGGCCGCAGCGGCATTGGCGGCCTGATACTGACGGCGGCAGCACTTTGGTATGCTTGGATGCGGACGAGGCGGCCAGCCGCTAGAGCTATCGCCTCGAGACGCTCGACCGTGCGGACTGCCGCACTCGAGATGGAGCTCGACCATAGGAGCGGCAAGCTCGAGGGTCTTGTCTTGGCAGGCCGTTACGAAGGCAAGATACTCGGCGCCATGGGGATCGCGGACTTGCAGCGGCTCTACGGCGAACTCGCCGCCGACCCGGAGAGCCGACAGCTCCTAGAGACGTATCTTGACGGCCGTTTTCCCGTCTGGCGCAAGGACGCGCAGCCGGACCGTGGCGAAGGGCTGAGTGTTGCGCCAGGTCCTGGCGCCATGACTAAGGAGGAGGCCTACAAGATCCTTGGTCTTGAAGCGGGGGCTGCCGCGGCGGATATCCGCAAGGCGCACCGCCGCCTGATGCAGCGCCTGCACGGCGACGTCGGCGGCACGTCTGTCCTGGCGGCGCGGATCAATGAAGCCAAGGACGTCTTGCTCTCCAATCACGACTAGTCTCCTTCGACGCGGAACTTTCCGGGAGATTTCAAAAACCGCCTATTGCTGGACGGCGTAGCACTCGATCTTCTTGCGCTTCAGCGCATCGCAGGCTTTCCAAGCAGCAGTCTTCGAGCCGAAGCCGCCGAAGCGGGCGCGGTAATAGGTGGCCCCGTCCTTGTCGAAGGCGACGGTGAAGCCCGAAGCGTCAGCGAGGATCCTCGGCGCCTGCTTGCTCGCTTTGTCGAGCAGCGCCTGAGCCCCCGATTGCGTAGGCGATGAGGCGACCTGCACCACCCATCCCGTAGGCACCGACGCCGTCTTGACCGGATCGACGGTCGGCGCGGCAGCCGGCGCCGGCTCGGCGTAGGCGGCAACGGCCGGGGACGTGGTTTCAGCCTGGGATGGAACGTCCTGGGGCGCCGGGACCGGAGCCATGGCGGACACCGCAACCGTCTTGACTTTCCTGATCGGAACAAGCGGCTTGGGCTCTTCAGCGACCGGCGCGTCCACCACTGGCGTGTCCACGACTGGCGCGCTGTCATCCGCCGACGCAACCACAACGTCCTCAACCGCCGGCTTTTCG
Protein-coding sequences here:
- a CDS encoding FAD-dependent oxidoreductase, which gives rise to MQSLSAGALSARAAARALASEGLDVALFERNRLGFGASSRNIGFVFLHGRKGVSLDIARRNRLLLDNFHDEMGGDFEYRRNGGLVLCESQGQLSLIKEFVDARRRDGLNIEFIDRQSLLELAPDVDENVVGASFCSEDAQIGTATVVRALAGSAVRSGATVLEGYEVLEILTAGGRVTGISTHAGRFDAPIVVWATGPWHRMATSSGPLELPVKSMRNQLIATTPQLPRLKCVLYGAICLAAYTPLVKDLPSFSPDLFDRRETKAGECMMDAISQRSDGSYVFGGPVDDAGFSWEPDVDGVGRILRRFVRLFPGLFRERIQGKLGRPHSLYLRQPPHH
- a CDS encoding amidase family protein — encoded protein: MSDLTHLTISEARARLRGKEITAAEITEAYLAAIERANPVLNAYIAVTGDKARDMAKASDMKLAKGEGGALEGIPLGIKDLFATEGIHTQACSHVLDGFKPHYESTVTTNLWADGAVMLGKLNMDEFAMGSSNETSYYGPVINPWRRSRLDTVVMPTTHQGDGGFVSDGGTKTARTLDNAQLVPGGSSGGSASAVSAFLCAGATATDTGGSIRQPAALTGTVGIKPTYGRCSRWGIVAFASSLDQAGPIARDVRDAAILLKSMASVDPKDTTSVDRPVPDYEAAIGRPIKGMKVGIPKEYRIEGMPQDIEALWQKGIAWLKDAGAEIVDISLPHTKYALPAYYIVAPAEASSNLARYDGVRYGLRVPGKDIVDMYEKSRAAGFGREVKRRIMIGTYVLSAGYYDAYYLQAQKVRTLIKRDFENVFAAGVDVILTPATPSAAFGIADEDMASDPVKMYLNDIFTVTVNMAGLPGISVPAGLDGKGLPLGLQLIGRPFDEETLFQTAHVIEQAAGNFQPEKWW
- the gatC gene encoding Asp-tRNA(Asn)/Glu-tRNA(Gln) amidotransferase subunit GatC; this translates as MSVDLQTVKRVAHLARIAVSEEDAERMTGELNAILGFVEQLNEVDVSGVEPMTSVTPMEMKKRQDAVTDGNKAADIVANAPATDENFFLVPKVVE
- a CDS encoding molecular chaperone DnaJ, with protein sequence MGVIIALAAVLAVLFGFVTIFVRADAAKMADSLRTLGPALLGLIGAVVLLVGRSGIGGLILTAAALWYAWMRTRRPAARAIASRRSTVRTAALEMELDHRSGKLEGLVLAGRYEGKILGAMGIADLQRLYGELAADPESRQLLETYLDGRFPVWRKDAQPDRGEGLSVAPGPGAMTKEEAYKILGLEAGAAAADIRKAHRRLMQRLHGDVGGTSVLAARINEAKDVLLSNHD
- a CDS encoding DUF1489 family protein, which gives rise to MSLNLIKLCVGCDSVEDLEEWIAFRLDERRRAGEKAEHWHTTRMVPTRGEEITDGGSLYWVIKGNVQCRQLITEIRPFVDGDGIGRCHLVLDPDVVRTDWQPRRAFQGWRYLKPSDAPADLGKGKAALAEMPPKLRLELAELGLL
- a CDS encoding L-serine ammonia-lyase; translated protein: MFLSVFDLFKIGIGPSSSHTMGPMTAARRFLDEILAGDWPRPAGAKVERIGASLHGSLAYTGVGHGSDRAVILGLAGETPQTVDPDEADGILERINDEKHISPPGHPTYRFDPSKDLVLDRKTRLTGHANGMAFYAYDASDRLLVKRIYYSIGGGFVVSEEELQRIKAKGSVRTEGKKVPYPFNNAVEMLAMAARSGLSIAEMKRVNEETQMSREELNTGLDAIWSAMNGCIDRGLSQDGIMPGGLKVRRRARRLHEKLQEQWQQNRPNPLLANDWLSIYAMAVNEENAAGGRVVTAPTNGAAGTLPAVLRYWLHFYPEADQPSIRDFLLTAAAVGGIIKFNASISGAEVGCQGEVGSASAMAAAGLCAVMGGTPQQVENAAEIALEHHLGMSCDPVGGLVQVPCIERNALGAVKAVTAASLAIKGDGTHFVPLDAAIETMRQTGLDMSEKYKETSLGGLAVNVVEC
- a CDS encoding YdcF family protein, yielding MFFYLSKIFWFFIQPLNLAIFLLLAGLLAIALGRKRLAVRAGGLAFLILALSAWTSLGAMMLNPLEERFPKPPLPQNVDGIIVLGGGLEGAINFARGGYELNSSGDRMVEAAILARRFPQARVVVSGGNGSLFLDAEGDSDTAPRLLGALGVSADRLVLENRSRNTYENAVFTRNLIEPKPGETWLLVTSAFHMPRAKALFDKAGFPTVPWPVDYRTSGREGIGLFRDNPADSLEATTMAIREWIGLFAYRLTGKIDQFFPAPGP
- a CDS encoding GNAT family N-acetyltransferase, which codes for MAIEIAVETPLQDDVRALVAELNDALLELTPPEHCYHLTVEQMAGQDTTVFIARDNGLAIGCGALKRHENAIGEVKRMYTRPSHRGRKIGAQIVARVEALARQEGLKRLVLETGDRHPAAWAVYERAGFSRCGPVLDYPDSEWSVFYEKSLA